A window of the Isosphaera pallida ATCC 43644 genome harbors these coding sequences:
- a CDS encoding heavy metal translocating P-type ATPase: MPTLPLLPSAESSTPAATPSTPSPQPIRGIPSDWVVRGMHCASCVTRVERLLNEVPGVVAAQVNLATHQARVWREADDPRASDARLIAALKRGGYEMEPIARGDDNPAATLRAEWDRAARQWRRRWVLGALLSVPTLILALVGEASFWGSALASLLALVTWSWVGWPFHQGAWRALGRGRANMEVLVSLGTTAALVAGTVAWWSGIGSETKHASHGAGAVHHLADVGIILTVVAFGKWLETRSRRGAGAALERLLDQTPRFASRLEPNAGEESDASAGIRTVPVQELRKGDRVRVRAGERVPVDGIIRSGRSAIDESLFTGESLPVPRGPGDWVLSGTINGGGLLVVEALRLGEETALAGIGAMVRSALASKTDAQRLADRVAAVFAPIVLGLAAVTLLGWLVWDGDATRAVWNAVAVLILACPCALGLATPMAVAVAVGRAAREGLIVRDAAALERLARVRLVLFDKTGTLTLGKPQVVAVQTTPALDALDAPRVWRAIAQAEAVSTHPLASAIEHYAREAAQSSVPSANGNVPEPNKRSLDGSHLHGDEITGRGVEAVVEGRTVRVGAPEWLEETSVDLTELRDWIHQQRDEARAVVAAAVEGRAVAALALSDPIRPAAAELVAALKARGLTVEMITGDGPRAASVVAQALGIPAKAVHSQVRPEQKRHWVESTRAQLVRDEPGAGVAMVGDGLNDAPALAAADVGLAMASGVDLARAAADLVIVGDDPLGVIRAWELSRATRETIRDNLIWAFAYNVVGLPLAALGAFGAWGPIVAACAMAGSSLVVVLRSLRLNHHPLRQRSAPPISHFTLSTPSHAWDRPS; this comes from the coding sequence TTGCCAACGCTGCCCCTCCTTCCCTCCGCCGAATCCTCAACGCCCGCGGCGACTCCCTCCACCCCATCCCCTCAGCCAATCCGAGGCATCCCCAGCGACTGGGTAGTGCGCGGGATGCACTGCGCGAGTTGCGTGACCCGAGTGGAACGGTTGCTCAACGAGGTTCCGGGAGTCGTCGCCGCCCAGGTCAACCTTGCCACCCATCAGGCGCGGGTTTGGCGCGAGGCGGACGATCCCCGCGCCTCCGACGCCCGCCTGATCGCCGCGTTGAAACGGGGGGGTTACGAAATGGAACCAATCGCCCGCGGCGACGACAACCCGGCAGCGACGTTGAGGGCGGAATGGGACCGGGCGGCCCGTCAGTGGCGACGTCGTTGGGTCCTCGGCGCGTTGCTGAGCGTGCCGACGCTGATTCTGGCGTTAGTTGGAGAAGCCTCGTTCTGGGGATCGGCGCTCGCCTCGTTACTGGCGTTGGTCACCTGGTCGTGGGTAGGATGGCCGTTCCATCAAGGAGCGTGGCGCGCGTTGGGCCGGGGACGGGCCAACATGGAGGTTCTGGTATCGCTGGGAACCACCGCCGCCCTGGTCGCCGGGACTGTCGCTTGGTGGAGCGGGATCGGCTCGGAGACGAAGCACGCTTCTCATGGCGCGGGGGCGGTTCACCATCTGGCCGACGTGGGGATCATCCTCACCGTGGTTGCCTTCGGCAAATGGCTGGAGACGCGGTCGCGACGCGGAGCCGGCGCGGCGCTGGAGCGTCTGCTCGATCAGACGCCCCGGTTTGCCTCACGCCTGGAACCGAACGCCGGAGAGGAGTCCGACGCCTCCGCCGGGATCCGCACAGTTCCGGTCCAGGAGCTCCGCAAGGGCGATCGCGTGCGGGTGCGGGCTGGAGAACGGGTGCCGGTCGATGGAATCATTCGTTCGGGACGCTCGGCGATCGACGAATCGTTGTTCACCGGGGAATCGCTGCCGGTGCCGCGGGGTCCGGGCGATTGGGTCCTAAGTGGCACGATCAACGGCGGCGGCCTCCTGGTGGTCGAGGCGCTGCGCCTGGGCGAGGAGACCGCGTTGGCCGGCATTGGAGCGATGGTGCGCTCAGCCTTGGCCTCGAAGACCGACGCCCAACGTCTGGCCGATCGGGTCGCGGCGGTCTTCGCGCCGATCGTGCTGGGACTCGCCGCAGTCACTCTGCTAGGCTGGCTCGTTTGGGACGGCGACGCAACCCGCGCGGTTTGGAACGCCGTGGCGGTGCTGATCCTCGCCTGCCCGTGCGCCCTGGGGTTGGCCACGCCGATGGCCGTGGCCGTCGCGGTGGGCCGCGCCGCCCGCGAGGGTCTAATCGTGCGCGACGCGGCCGCGCTGGAACGTCTGGCCCGTGTCCGCCTGGTCCTGTTCGACAAGACCGGTACCCTGACCTTGGGAAAGCCCCAGGTCGTCGCCGTCCAGACCACCCCGGCCCTCGATGCCCTGGACGCCCCGCGTGTCTGGCGCGCCATCGCCCAGGCCGAAGCGGTCAGCACGCACCCCCTGGCCAGCGCGATCGAGCATTACGCTCGGGAAGCCGCCCAATCCAGCGTCCCGTCAGCGAATGGAAACGTCCCGGAGCCGAATAAGCGTTCCCTTGACGGCTCCCACCTCCACGGCGACGAAATCACAGGACGGGGGGTCGAGGCGGTCGTCGAGGGCCGAACGGTGCGGGTGGGCGCACCAGAGTGGCTGGAGGAAACCAGTGTCGATCTGACTGAGTTGCGGGATTGGATTCACCAACAGCGGGACGAGGCGCGTGCGGTGGTGGCCGCGGCGGTTGAAGGGCGAGCGGTCGCCGCGTTGGCCCTGAGCGATCCTATCCGCCCCGCGGCCGCGGAGTTGGTGGCCGCTCTCAAGGCGCGGGGGCTGACGGTCGAGATGATCACGGGGGATGGTCCCCGCGCCGCTTCGGTGGTCGCCCAGGCGTTGGGCATCCCTGCCAAGGCGGTTCATTCCCAGGTCCGTCCCGAGCAGAAGCGGCATTGGGTCGAATCCACCCGTGCCCAACTGGTTCGGGACGAACCTGGAGCAGGGGTGGCGATGGTGGGAGACGGTCTCAACGACGCCCCGGCGCTCGCCGCGGCCGACGTGGGGCTAGCGATGGCCTCGGGAGTCGATCTGGCGCGGGCTGCGGCTGACCTGGTGATCGTGGGCGACGACCCCCTGGGAGTAATCCGGGCTTGGGAACTCAGCCGAGCGACTCGGGAAACGATCCGGGACAATCTGATTTGGGCCTTCGCGTACAACGTGGTTGGTCTGCCGTTGGCCGCCTTGGGAGCCTTCGGAGCCTGGGGTCCGATCGTCGCCGCCTGCGCGATGGCGGGCAGTTCCCTCGTGGTGGTCCTGCGGTCCTTGAGGCTCAACCACCACCCCCTTCGCCAACGCTCCGCTCCGCCCATTTCCCATTTCACCCTCTCCACGCCGAGCCACGCCTGGGATCGTCCCTCCTGA
- a CDS encoding sulfatase family protein has translation MSRSWVGGGTRPRWEAWAWALTVPIVLGPSLRGEAREAGRDNAHPRPNLVIVLCDDLGYGDLGCYGHPAIRTPRLDRMAKEGIRLTRCHAAVPVCSPSRAGLLTGRHPHREGIRDWIPADSGIFLRADAPGLAKLLRAAGYRTAHVGKWHLNSRLDGTEPTPGDHGFEHWLATQNNAAPSHMNPNNFVKNGQPTGPLEGHATTLVMDEALDWLKQRSDEEPYFLNIWFHAPHEPVATPEEFRAPYRRFDEESEPNRSVYYGSVELIDHEVGRLLDAIDARGDAARTLVVFTSDNGPETLRRYRGAVNSYGSPGPLRGRKLHIYEAGHRVPALIRWPQRIVPGGVLDEPVGLIDLLPTMAELIDISLPEGVEFDGTSLVPLLQGQPLRRDVPLVFEYERALSRPFTGAVIDGPWKLLADAQAQRFELYRIDRDPGEQVNLLEHNKDQDREIAAVFERLTRALAERRRAIEPPESR, from the coding sequence ATGAGCCGATCTTGGGTTGGTGGTGGGACGAGACCCCGTTGGGAGGCATGGGCGTGGGCATTGACGGTTCCGATCGTGCTGGGGCCGAGCCTCCGGGGCGAGGCCCGCGAGGCGGGACGGGACAACGCCCACCCCCGGCCCAACCTGGTGATCGTGCTTTGCGACGATCTGGGATATGGTGATCTCGGTTGCTATGGACACCCCGCGATTCGGACTCCCCGGCTCGACCGCATGGCCAAGGAGGGAATTCGTTTGACCCGTTGCCACGCGGCCGTGCCGGTTTGTTCGCCGTCGCGGGCCGGTTTGCTCACAGGCCGTCACCCCCACCGCGAAGGCATCCGCGATTGGATTCCCGCCGATTCAGGGATTTTCCTCCGCGCCGACGCGCCTGGACTGGCCAAGCTGCTGAGGGCCGCCGGTTATCGAACCGCGCATGTGGGCAAGTGGCACCTCAACAGCAGACTCGACGGCACCGAGCCGACTCCGGGCGATCATGGCTTTGAACACTGGCTGGCCACCCAGAACAACGCCGCGCCCAGTCACATGAACCCAAACAACTTCGTCAAAAATGGTCAACCGACCGGACCTTTGGAGGGACACGCGACCACTCTGGTGATGGACGAGGCGCTCGATTGGTTGAAACAGCGATCGGACGAGGAGCCGTATTTCCTCAATATCTGGTTTCACGCGCCTCACGAGCCGGTCGCCACCCCGGAGGAGTTCCGCGCGCCATATCGTCGATTCGACGAAGAATCTGAACCGAATCGGTCGGTTTATTATGGTTCGGTGGAGTTGATCGACCACGAAGTGGGACGCTTGCTCGACGCGATCGACGCGCGGGGCGACGCAGCGCGGACTTTGGTGGTCTTCACCTCCGACAATGGACCCGAGACGCTTCGGCGTTATCGCGGAGCGGTCAACTCGTATGGCTCACCGGGACCGCTCAGAGGAAGGAAACTGCACATCTACGAGGCTGGCCACCGAGTGCCGGCCCTGATCCGCTGGCCGCAACGGATCGTCCCCGGCGGCGTTCTCGACGAGCCGGTCGGATTGATCGATCTGTTGCCCACGATGGCCGAACTTATTGACATTTCCTTACCCGAAGGGGTGGAATTCGATGGAACCAGTTTGGTTCCCTTGCTCCAAGGCCAACCGTTGCGGCGGGATGTCCCGCTGGTTTTCGAGTATGAACGCGCGCTGTCGCGTCCCTTCACCGGCGCGGTGATCGACGGCCCCTGGAAGTTGCTGGCCGACGCCCAGGCCCAACGGTTCGAGTTGTATCGGATCGATCGCGATCCGGGCGAACAGGTCAATCTTCTCGAACACAACAAGGATCAGGACCGGGAGATCGCCGCGGTCTTCGAGCGGCTCACGCGGGCGTTGGCCGAACGCCGTCGCGCGATTGAACCACCAGAAAGCCGCTGA
- a CDS encoding PVC-type heme-binding CxxCH protein yields the protein MFATSHFDFERFRSHARRSSSHPAASWRVAAALIGVMTTLSWGVATSGQDEPVPHNQDRPPNPARDPETARAAMTVPDGFHVELVAAEPDLVNPVAMTIDEKGRFWITESLEYPRRSAGPGRDRLKVLEDTNGDGKADKVTVFADGLNIPSGVAVGGGGVWLANAPDLLFLKDTNGDGQADHREVVLTGFGRDDTHELPNSLTWGPDGWLYGLNGVFNPSTIAYRGRIHKFTCALFRIHPVTREFEVFAEGTSNPWGVAFNHEGDAFLSACVIDHLWHLVETGYYHRQGGPYPPHTWKAESIVDYGHQKAAYCGIHFFDSDAYPPAYRGKLYMGNIHGGCINVDEVNPVGATYKGTKHPDFLTANDAWFMPVVQKTGPDGCLYVLDWYDRYHCYQDANRDPEGIDRLRGRLYRIRYGDTPRVVGLNLAAETDAQLLERLGASNDYLRDQARRLLWERGTPAIAQRLQQMILDDSLPRVTRLNALFTRVAIGNLPVEDHLTLLSHPDPTVRAWAVRAVGNAPAGPPARREAVAVRDEAGRTPVPSRQVDRRVWHRIVELALDPDPKVALQVAVAARKMPDGIIDPVELLATLARHPSQDDLLARVVWQNLHPLLPGDPEGGDDAPATTRKPDGSRGATVFLNALANAPADQPAPNLEPMLARLAGIVEPADAARLLDLTQQRFAQRLDEVLSVLVARVGDGGSSPRAAWIEALGSKIGRLARRDTAPFAARQLAALLGDNASRTALLNLLAGDQVDPGQRLAVLETLLRAIPPDSDEAQRIALTVIDRLGDDATPLEDRARWLSALGRCESPALAAPLLESFDRLPAPLQPRVVELLTQRASWSEALLEAIAQGALDRSAVNLTQARKLQASGHPKVAKRAVELLGKVREGRNPEREQVVARMRELLFRTPGDPQRGKLVFAKVCAQCHVLHGEGYDVGPELTNNGRNSYDQLISNTFDPSLVIGQAYQAVLVVVDDGRVLSGLKVEDGPERVVLKLQGGQLETLPRAAIEEIHVSESSLMPEKLEEQLTTQEIADLFEYLSWDKPPGAPGARRLPDAPNFNAR from the coding sequence ATGTTTGCGACATCCCATTTTGATTTCGAGCGGTTCCGCTCCCACGCTCGCCGCTCTTCCAGCCATCCCGCCGCGTCGTGGCGGGTCGCCGCCGCGTTGATTGGGGTCATGACGACCCTGTCGTGGGGTGTGGCAACATCGGGCCAGGACGAGCCGGTGCCGCACAACCAGGATCGCCCCCCCAACCCCGCCCGTGACCCCGAAACGGCCCGCGCGGCGATGACCGTGCCCGACGGGTTCCACGTCGAACTTGTGGCCGCCGAACCCGACCTGGTCAACCCGGTCGCCATGACGATCGACGAGAAGGGCCGGTTCTGGATTACCGAGAGCCTCGAATATCCCCGACGCTCCGCCGGCCCGGGCCGCGACCGTCTCAAAGTTCTCGAAGACACCAACGGCGATGGCAAGGCCGACAAGGTGACCGTCTTCGCCGACGGCCTGAACATCCCCTCGGGAGTCGCGGTGGGCGGCGGCGGGGTCTGGCTGGCCAATGCCCCCGACCTGCTCTTCCTCAAAGACACCAACGGCGACGGCCAAGCCGACCACCGCGAAGTCGTCCTCACTGGGTTTGGACGCGACGACACCCACGAACTGCCCAACTCGCTGACCTGGGGACCCGACGGCTGGCTCTACGGCCTCAACGGCGTCTTCAACCCCTCGACCATCGCCTACCGGGGACGCATTCACAAGTTCACTTGCGCCTTGTTCCGCATCCATCCAGTCACGCGCGAGTTTGAGGTCTTCGCCGAAGGAACCAGCAACCCCTGGGGCGTGGCGTTCAACCATGAAGGAGACGCCTTCCTGTCGGCCTGCGTGATCGACCACCTCTGGCATCTGGTCGAAACCGGCTACTACCACCGTCAGGGCGGCCCCTACCCTCCCCACACCTGGAAGGCCGAATCGATCGTGGATTACGGCCACCAGAAGGCGGCCTACTGCGGCATCCACTTCTTCGACTCCGACGCCTACCCGCCCGCCTACCGCGGCAAACTCTACATGGGCAACATCCACGGCGGTTGCATCAACGTCGATGAGGTCAACCCTGTCGGAGCCACCTACAAAGGCACCAAGCACCCCGACTTCCTCACCGCCAATGACGCCTGGTTCATGCCGGTCGTCCAAAAAACCGGTCCCGATGGCTGCCTCTATGTTCTGGATTGGTACGACCGCTACCACTGTTATCAAGACGCCAACCGCGACCCCGAAGGCATCGACCGCTTGCGGGGTCGTCTCTATCGCATCCGCTACGGCGACACTCCGCGCGTTGTTGGTCTGAACTTGGCCGCCGAAACCGACGCCCAACTCCTCGAACGTCTGGGCGCGAGCAACGATTATCTTCGCGACCAGGCCCGCCGCTTGCTCTGGGAGCGCGGCACCCCGGCAATCGCCCAGCGTCTGCAACAGATGATTCTGGACGACTCGCTGCCCCGCGTCACCCGGCTCAACGCCTTATTCACCCGCGTGGCCATTGGCAACCTACCAGTCGAAGACCATTTGACTCTGCTGAGCCACCCCGACCCGACCGTGCGGGCCTGGGCGGTGCGCGCTGTGGGCAACGCCCCCGCCGGTCCCCCTGCCCGACGCGAGGCGGTGGCAGTTCGAGACGAGGCCGGACGGACTCCGGTCCCCTCGCGTCAAGTCGATCGCCGGGTCTGGCACCGCATCGTCGAACTCGCCCTCGACCCCGACCCCAAGGTCGCCCTGCAAGTGGCCGTTGCCGCCCGCAAGATGCCCGACGGCATCATCGACCCGGTGGAACTGCTGGCGACCCTGGCGCGCCACCCCTCCCAGGACGACCTGTTAGCTCGCGTGGTCTGGCAAAATCTCCACCCCCTGCTGCCCGGTGACCCGGAAGGCGGCGACGACGCCCCCGCCACAACCCGCAAACCGGACGGCTCCCGTGGCGCGACGGTCTTCCTCAACGCCCTCGCCAACGCCCCCGCCGACCAACCGGCCCCCAACCTCGAACCCATGCTGGCCCGCCTCGCTGGGATCGTCGAACCAGCCGACGCGGCCCGGCTGCTCGACCTAACCCAACAACGCTTCGCCCAACGTCTGGACGAGGTCTTGAGTGTGTTGGTCGCCCGCGTCGGCGACGGCGGCAGCTCCCCACGCGCCGCTTGGATCGAGGCGCTGGGTTCCAAGATCGGTCGCCTGGCCCGCCGCGACACCGCCCCCTTCGCCGCTCGGCAACTCGCTGCCCTGCTGGGCGACAATGCCAGCCGAACCGCCTTGCTGAACCTTTTGGCCGGCGATCAGGTCGATCCCGGTCAACGCCTAGCCGTCCTGGAAACCCTGCTGCGGGCCATCCCGCCCGACAGCGACGAGGCCCAACGCATCGCCTTGACCGTGATCGACCGCCTAGGCGACGACGCCACGCCGCTTGAAGACCGCGCCCGCTGGCTCTCGGCGCTGGGACGCTGCGAATCGCCTGCTCTGGCCGCGCCCTTGCTGGAATCGTTCGACCGCCTGCCGGCGCCGCTTCAACCCCGCGTGGTCGAATTGCTCACCCAACGCGCCTCCTGGAGCGAAGCGCTGCTGGAAGCAATCGCCCAAGGGGCGCTGGACCGTTCGGCGGTCAACCTCACCCAGGCTCGCAAGCTCCAAGCGTCGGGCCATCCCAAGGTGGCCAAGCGGGCCGTCGAATTGCTAGGCAAGGTCCGCGAAGGCCGCAACCCCGAACGTGAACAGGTCGTCGCTCGCATGCGCGAGCTGCTGTTCCGAACCCCTGGCGATCCTCAGCGGGGCAAACTCGTTTTCGCCAAGGTCTGCGCCCAATGCCACGTCCTGCACGGCGAGGGCTACGACGTCGGCCCCGAACTCACCAACAACGGCCGTAACTCCTATGATCAACTCATCTCTAACACCTTCGATCCCAGCTTGGTGATCGGGCAAGCATATCAGGCGGTGCTGGTCGTGGTGGACGACGGCCGGGTGCTCTCAGGACTCAAGGTCGAGGATGGCCCCGAACGGGTCGTCCTCAAACTCCAGGGCGGCCAACTCGAAACTCTCCCCCGCGCTGCGATCGAAGAGATCCACGTCTCTGAAAGCTCCCTGATGCCCGAAAAACTGGAAGAACAACTGACAACCCAGGAAATCGCGGATTTGTTCGAATACCTTTCCTGGGATAAACCTCCTGGCGCTCCCGGCGCACGTCGTCTGCCCGATGCCCCTAACTTCAACGCCCGATGA
- a CDS encoding sigma-70 family RNA polymerase sigma factor, with translation MAGLFRHSAMKLLRDQQLRVATPERRLEQVNRIEALLEELEADRYYPFEYLCYRVTGFRSEPSQAEPGLMLDGAEARHDLTRLLHDLAASVAQPIETVGEPIWTVESLSRKFNVSVRTVSRWRRQGLVARRFLINGKPRVGFLDSSVARFVAAHQAQVERGSRFRHVTPEEREDIIRRARRLAEEDRVGLGLIEIARRIAVAMERSTETIRTTLRDYDRDHPDRPIFPEWSAPLEDETKQMIFNQHRLGVAVEVLAKQHRRTRSSIYRIINEVRAQRLLATKLEFIDNEEFPAIAADPVRKAEVLGPMPMPEDGKTPRKAKAPKGLPPYLASLYEVPLLSREQETHLFRKMNFLKYLAQKLRDQVDPARARAGDLDQIEALQEEALAVKNQIISANLRLVVSIAKRHVGPSNNFFDLVSDGNMSLIRAVEKFDFARGNKFSTYASWAIMKNFARTIPEENYRRDRFVTGHEEMFEAAADNRSDEHEQESNQRRMREGVNGMLSKLEPREQKIIVSRFGINGAKEMTLEQLGKELGITKERVRQIEARAQQKLRKIAQEEKIDLPI, from the coding sequence ATGGCCGGTTTATTTCGCCACTCGGCGATGAAACTCTTGAGGGATCAGCAGCTCCGCGTCGCCACCCCCGAGCGCCGCCTGGAGCAGGTAAACCGCATCGAAGCGCTGCTGGAGGAGTTGGAAGCCGATCGGTACTATCCGTTTGAATACCTTTGTTATCGCGTCACCGGGTTTCGGTCCGAACCTTCGCAAGCCGAACCGGGTCTGATGTTGGATGGAGCCGAAGCGCGGCACGACCTGACCCGGTTGCTGCACGACCTGGCCGCCTCGGTGGCCCAGCCGATCGAAACGGTTGGTGAACCGATTTGGACGGTTGAATCGTTGAGCCGGAAGTTCAACGTCTCGGTTCGGACGGTGTCGCGGTGGCGTCGTCAGGGTTTGGTGGCCCGCCGGTTTTTGATCAACGGCAAGCCACGCGTTGGATTTCTAGACTCCAGTGTCGCCCGGTTCGTCGCCGCTCATCAAGCCCAGGTCGAACGTGGTTCTCGATTTCGCCACGTTACTCCCGAAGAGCGGGAGGATATCATCCGTCGGGCCCGTCGCTTGGCGGAAGAGGATCGAGTTGGGTTGGGATTGATCGAAATTGCTCGGAGGATCGCTGTCGCCATGGAACGCTCCACAGAAACCATTCGAACCACCTTGCGCGATTACGACCGCGATCATCCGGATCGTCCGATTTTCCCGGAGTGGTCGGCTCCGTTAGAGGACGAGACCAAGCAGATGATCTTTAATCAGCATCGCCTGGGGGTTGCCGTCGAAGTGCTGGCCAAGCAGCACCGCCGCACTCGTTCGAGTATCTATCGGATCATCAACGAGGTGCGGGCGCAGCGGCTGTTGGCCACCAAACTTGAGTTCATCGACAACGAGGAATTCCCAGCGATCGCCGCCGACCCCGTGCGCAAGGCCGAGGTGTTGGGCCCGATGCCGATGCCAGAGGATGGCAAGACTCCCCGCAAGGCCAAGGCTCCCAAGGGATTGCCACCGTATCTCGCGTCGCTCTACGAAGTGCCGCTGTTGTCCCGCGAGCAGGAGACCCACCTGTTCCGCAAGATGAACTTCCTGAAGTATTTGGCCCAGAAGTTGCGCGATCAGGTCGATCCCGCCCGCGCCCGTGCTGGCGACCTCGATCAGATCGAAGCGCTTCAGGAAGAGGCCCTAGCGGTCAAGAACCAGATCATCTCGGCTAACCTGCGGCTGGTGGTCTCGATCGCCAAGCGTCACGTTGGCCCCTCCAACAATTTCTTCGACTTGGTCTCCGACGGCAACATGTCGCTGATCCGGGCGGTGGAGAAGTTCGACTTCGCCCGCGGCAACAAGTTCTCCACCTACGCCTCCTGGGCGATTATGAAGAACTTCGCCCGCACCATCCCCGAGGAGAACTACCGCCGGGATCGGTTCGTCACCGGACACGAGGAGATGTTCGAGGCCGCCGCCGACAACCGCTCTGACGAACACGAGCAGGAGTCCAACCAGCGGCGGATGCGCGAAGGGGTCAACGGCATGCTCTCCAAACTGGAACCCCGCGAGCAGAAGATCATTGTCTCCCGCTTCGGCATCAACGGAGCCAAGGAGATGACCCTGGAGCAACTGGGCAAGGAATTGGGTATCACGAAAGAGCGGGTCCGTCAGATCGAAGCCCGCGCCCAGCAGAAGCTCCGCAAGATCGCCCAGGAAGAGAAGATCGACCTGCCGATCTAA